The Lycium barbarum isolate Lr01 chromosome 11, ASM1917538v2, whole genome shotgun sequence genome contains the following window.
AACCATTGGGATAGAACAAATAAAAAATTTGGTCGGTGAAAGCTTAAATTTAGAATTGATACTTCAAGTAATTTTAGTCCTCACAAATTCATTCAGCTTGATTGATTATCAAATAATGAAGAAATGAGAAACAGCAACATTACTATTCAAAACATATATGAAAAAAATTGTCAGTAGGAAAAGTGCGAACAAAAGATAAATATGTTTGACAGCAGGAATGACAAAATTAATATGTTGGAAACAAGAGGGTTGCAATAAAATGTTTTCTTAGCAAAATATTTGGAAAAAACCCCACAGTAACAGCAATATTAGTGTCATGACTCGTGATAAAGCATATTGACAAAGAAAATAACCATCAAAGATTATGATGGACGGTAAGTACCCTTCTCAATTTCAATCAATGATTTCGAGTTTAAGTCATAAAAATGAAATTGTCTTTTGATAGAAAATGCTTTTAGTTGAACTCTAAAATGAGTATCAAATAAGAGATAGAACCAAAACTAGACAAAAAAGAAGAAGTGTTATTGAATTGGTAGAAGAGGAGACCAAATGTAAAAAAACTAGTGGGAAGCACAATATTTGGGAATCTCCCATGCCATCCTCGTGTAGTCAGAGCATGAGAAACCCCCACCCAACATGCCCATTATTACTCACCTTTGTCATTTCCCTGCCTCACCCTCCGCCTTTTCTCTCAATTTTAAGTATCGCCATTTCCACGCCTACCACAACGGCACCAATTAATACTCCTCTCATTTTATATACTGCTAGTACTATTATCAATTAAAGTAAATAAATATTAGCATGATTTATACATTCCTAGATATAATTCCTCTGCATATTGTAtttcacaaaaataaaataaaatatcctCTAATTCAATTTGTCCGAATCTCGATATTTTTCGGAAAGGAGTATTTAAAAAAAGGCCTGGCTGGACTTGTCACTTACGTGCTACATTTAGAAAATTAATTTGTGATGCTGCAAAATATAATggaataatttaactttaaaaaagaCAGCATTTTACTACGACAAAAACAGTAACAACGTACCTGAAGTTTACATTAACTCAATAAATGCATGATATAGGAATTCAAATAAATACTTTTTTATCACTAAATTATACTCCCttcatcccaatttatatgaggaTGTTTACCgcgcatgaagtttaagaaaaagaaaaggacttTTGAATTCTAAAACAAGCGAAAGAAATTTTTGTGCctagaaatcatttcattaaatataaaaatgagaattaaattgttgctaaatataaaaatgtgtcattTTTTTTCGTGActgaataaaaagaaaagagtatcatataaattgggacataaGAGTAGTTGAGTATACAGTATTCGGCCTACGATAATAAATTAATATGATTTAATATAAATATTGTGACATACATAATATTTTAATAGTGTagagatctagtagctcagttggttggctacttaAACTCTTTGGTCAGAGTTCGAATCCCACTTTGTAATTTCTTCCCCGTTTTCCCTTCCcctgataaaaaaaataaaaaaaaaacattttaacaGTACTATAATAGTATAGTTGGTAATTggtcaaatagaacttcaaaacGTACCAGCCCTCACCCTGTAGTTGGGTCAGTCTGTTTCTCTGAATGGTCAAAAGTTTCAGCTCACCTTCCTTTTGTGATGACTACCAGACAATTCAACCCAAATCAATATTGGAAACAGTAGCTAGCAGCAACTTCCTCCACAAAAACTCCTGAAAAATGCCCATGCACTCTTCTTCTTCCCTTTCCCGGCACCAAAGGCctaataataacaacaaaaacaatgGCAAATCCATGTCAACTGAAGAAGAAGTGAAGCTTGCTGCTCTGGCAATTAGCCTCAACGTACGGCTCAGATCAGCAGATATGCCTTTTGCCATGCAAGAACACGCCCTTCGTTACGCTAGAAGTCTACTCCTCCAACCTGGAATTCACCGCCCTAACCCAACCTTCCTTGCTCGCTCCCTCAAAAAGGTGAGTTTGGTTCCTCTCAGCTTTAAAAAAAAGAGTTAattggtcaaaaacacacccaaTTATCAGTCGTTCCCTTTTCTTCACACCATCAATATATTAAAACACTCCTTAACTATCAACTGTTTCATTTTCCTACCTGATAATATTTGAATTTTTCAGGTAGGAAAAGAAACAACTGATAaggtgtgttttaatatataGATGTGATGGTTCATGTAGTAAAAAGAAACACCTGATTATTGAGGGgcgtgaaactcgcgaaaaaataATAGTTCGGGTGTGTTTTTAACCATTCTTTCTGAAAAATGATTCTAAGTTTCAAATTTGAGTTcaatattttgaaaatttagtGAATGAAACTTTTGTGGATTTTAGGAGTTTGATTCGATATACGGACCAGCGTGGCACTGTGTGGTGGGGAAGAGTTTCGGATCGTTTGTGACTCACTCGCCAGGTGGATTTGTGTATTTTTCGCTTGATTCGTTTTCCTTCCTTCTGTTCAAAACGGAGGTTCAGTTGATCACGGAATCAGGCTGATTCATTTTCTGCTTGCTGCTGTCGGTGGTTAGTTTCGTAATCCACAGTTACAACAGATCATATACTAGCTGCTAACTTCTTTTGGAGTTTTTTTACAAGCTATTAGCGTACATGATAATATTGATATTTCTCTAAGAAAAGAATTACATGTAGCACACTGTCACCTGTTTTTTTCTCACTTCTATAGTCTAGACTCCATGGTGAATGGAAATCTTCTGTTTTTTTCTCCAGATTCTACTTAGTTCAAATTTACCCTCCCTTATCTGTATGTTGAATCGATAATTTATCTTCCACCAATTATGGGACATTTTCAATGCCgatctccccttttttttttttgtttttaataaacgTGGCGTTGGACTAACTTGTACATACATCGACTAATTTCATGGGTAGCTACTACCTCCCACCAACACAGGTACTGTGTTACTCTATCCCCAAGGTATGGGAAGAAATTATTAAGTGTTTTTGCCTCCAATGGATCTTTGAACACTAGACTTCACGTGTCTCAACCCACTAATGCCTTTCTTGTACAATAATAATTAttacttcctctgtcccaatttatgtgatgctGCAAAATATAATggaataatttaactttaaaaaagaTAGCATTTTACTGAGACAAAAACAGTAACAATGTACCCGAAGTTTACATTAACTCAATAAATGCATGATATAAGTCTTCAAATAAGTACTTTTTTTATCACTAAatcatactccctccatcccaatttatatgaggaCAATTTACTgcgcacaaagtttaagaaaaaaaaaagacttttgaattcTAAAACAAGCGAAAGGAATTTTtgtggctagaaatcatttcattaaggataaaatgagaattaaattgttgctaaatataaaaatgtgtcatttttttttgtgaccgactaaaaagaaaagagtaTCAAATAAATTGGGACGCAAAAGTAATTGAGTATACAGTATTCGGCctatgataataaattaatatgaTTTAATATAAATACTGTGACATACATAATATTTCAATactgtagggatctagtagctcagttggttgactatCTCAACCCTCAATCTCAAATTATAATCTCTTCCCCATTTCTCCTTTCCCTACCAATatgtaaaattaaaaaaaatatatattttttaatagtACTAGTAATATACTGGGTGGTTGGGCAAATAGAACTTCAAAACGTACCAGCCCTCGCCCTGCGGTTGGGTCAGTCTGTTTCTGTGAATGGTCAAAAGTTTCAACTGACCTTCCTTTTGTGATGACTACCAAACAATTCAACTCAAATCAATATTGGAAACAGTAGCTAGCAGCAACTTCCTCCACAAAAACTCCTGAAAAATGCCCATGCACTCTTCTTCTTCCCTTTCCCGGCACCAAAGGcctaataacaacaacaaaggcAATGGCAAATCCATGTCAACTGAAGAAGAAGTGAAGCTTGCTGCTCTGGCAATTAGCCTCAACGTACGGCTCAGATCAGCAGATATGCCTTTTGCCATGCAAGAACATGCCCTTCCTTACGCTAGAAGTCTACTCCTCCAACCTGGAATTCACCGCCCTAACCCAACCTTCCTTGCTCGCTCCCTCAAAAAGGTGAGTTTCGTTCCTCTcagctttaaaaaaaaagagttaattggtcaaaaacacacccaaTTATCAGTCTGTTTCATTTTCCTACCTGATAATATTTGAGTTTTTCAGGTAGgaaaataaacaattaataagGTGTGTTTTAACATATAGATTTGATGGTTCAGGTAGTAAAAAGGAACACCTGATTATTCAGATAGGAAAATAAACAATTGATAAGGTGTGTTTTAACATATAGATGTGATAGTTCAGGTAGTAAAAAGGAACACCTGATTATTGGGGGgcgtgaaactcgcgaaaaaataATAGTTCGGGTGTGTTTTTAACCGTTCTTTCTGAAAAATGATTCTAAGTTTCAAATTTGAGTtcaattttttgaaaatttagtGAATGAAACTTTTGTGGATTTTCGGAGTTTGATTCGATATACGGACCAGCGTGGCACTGTGTGGTGGGGAAGAGTTTCGGATCGTTTGTGACTCACTCGCCAGGTGGATTTGTGTATTTTTCGCTGATTCATTTTCTGCTTGCTGCTGTCGGTGGTTAGTTTCGTAATCCGCAGTTACAACAGATATACTAGCTGCTAACTTCTTTTGGAGTTTTTTCACAAGCTATTAGTGTACATGATAATATTGATATTTCTCTAAGAAAAGAATTACATGTAGCACACTGTTTCTTACTTTTCTCTCTTATATTCTCGAGTTTAGGCTCCATGGTGAGTAGTATTCTTCAGTCTTCTCCAGATTCTACTTCAAATTTACTCTCCCTTATCTGTCATGATGATGATTCGATCAATTTATCTTCCACCAATTAAGGGACATTTTCAATGGCCAtctccttttttttgtttttaaataaccGTGGCGTTGGACTGACTTGCACATAAATCGACTAATTTCATGGATAACTGCTACCCGCACCGACACAGGTGCGTTGGACTGACTTGCACATACATCGACTAATTTCATGGATAACTGCTACCCGCACCGACACAGGTACCGTGTTACTCTATCCACCAAGGTATGGGAAGAAATTATTAAGTGTTTTTGCCTCCAATGGATCTTTGAACATGAGACTTCACGTATCTCAACTCACTAATGCCTTTCTTGTACAATAATAATTATTAGTATAGTATTGCTAGTAGCACTTATATGTTCTGGTTTCTTATAGATTGATAAACTTATACCAACTTATTACCCATTAAAATGGCAGCACTGGTATGCAGTTCCATTCCAAGAGTCAAACTAGTCAAGAAGCTATCCACCTGCAACCATGTACAACCCAATGTCCGACCACCATTACCAATATAATTTGTTGAACTTTAGAAATTGGCACAATATGActtcaaagaaaatcaaaatcaGACTCAGATGCTACCAATGCAAAACAGAACATCTTTATTCACACTCTAGGAAAAATCTACAGTCAACAGTCAGCTTGCCCTCTAAAGCACATTTGTTAAGCACAGACAGAGGGCTGCAATGTAGAAATAACCCAAATTCCAGTATTCGATGGAAATAACAAGCCTTAACAAGGTTGAAGACAACATACATCACAAACACCAAAATTTGAACTATTCGCGGGATTGTTACAACTTCATCCTATTTCAAGTTCTTTCATTCAAGAATTCAGCAACATCAATGGTGCACTGATTCTGATTGAGAAtggcttccagaaagctcaacaCGTATAGCACTAGACAACACCAAAGTCATCCAATAGAAACTTATTCTGCTCTAAGACAAGTTTCTCTCTTGCATGAACTGTTCTATCTTGTCTACATCTTCCGGGGTGTCAACACCATGAGTTTCATGGTCAACTTTAATCACCTGCATACAGGACGAGATCCATCCACTATAAAAGCACTCTAATATATAATCAGAACAAGAGGCAAATAGGAAATGAAGATGAGCAAATAAATGAAAGGCTGCAATAAGGCAGACTTCAATGGAAACTGATTAACCTTATCGACAATTCTTagtttctctctctttttttttccccttcatAATTACATCTAAAAGATTATAATTTTTCGGTCTACATATGGTAAATACTTACTCAAACCCGGTGTTTACACAACCAATTTACCAATTTAACTTTAGCAATTATTAAAAATTAAAGGGAGAATCAATATCACTTTTTCATCATGGTTAAGTGAGACATGTGTATACGAAAGACACATGTCTTGCATTCAATGATTTGGTGTACACACTAGGTGCGGCCAAGTTTTTACCGTCAAAGTTTTTCATATAATTGAAGGGGAAAAACTTTTCTTCTGCGTTTAAACTGTTTTCTCCACAATATTCAGACACAACCAATTAGCATACAAAGTTAACTTAACGAGTCACCAATTTTATAACCCGAGCAGGCGAGCACAAGTAAAACGAATAAGTCAAGCATGCAGATTTGGTACCTTCATCTTGTATCCATTCTCAAGGACCTTCAACTGTTCAAGATCTTCTTCAAGTTGCAATGGTGTCGGTTCCAATTCTGGATATATTTTCAGGAACTTAGAATCATAGCTCTGGATATGAAATAAGAGAGAGACAATTGCTCAGTCATACAAGATTTTGTCAGATAAACTAATGATAATTGCACTATATATGTACCATCCAATACCTGAATTCCAAGGTGCAGCAAGTAAGGAAAATGAGGATTAACCTTGCCAGACCTGAAAGTTTGCACAAAATGATAAGGTTTTATCACACGTTAGATAAGAAATACTACTGCATTAGAGTTTTAAGAGAATCATGACTAACTTGTTATAAGGGATCAATCCTCGTGAAAAATAGATTGCATAACCACGATTATCAACCACACATTTAACACGATTTGGATCAAATGCATCCTCAGGTTTCAAAGACGTCACAGCAGTGCTAAAAACCGCGTCTGGCGCAGCCTGCATAAATAAAGAGTAATATATTATGACGAAGTTAAACTACTGGCAATATAGAGGCTGAAAGAAAGTTGTGAGGAGATGAAATTACATTAGAACTCTTGTAAATCTGAACTCTTCTTCATACGTTTATAATAGAAGTATGACATGACTACATATAATGCAGGTTTTGTGGCAACTGACAACCCATCATCCCAAGAGATGATATCACGAAATCATTGTCTCAAACATAGATAATCAGCGAGTTCCTTGCATTTTGCACCCTAATATGTGCTATCTTTTTCGATTTGCACCTTATCCTATTATTTTTAATGATTTGCACCCTAATCTCTTCCTTTTCTTGCAAAACAACAAAGACtctttttcttgaaatatttCATAGCTGTTAACGGTGAATCATTCAAAACTATAAACCAGGGAATAAGTGGACAGCCTTTTGTCAGGAAAAAGAACGAAGAAACTTTACCTGCAGGGCTTTGACAATGCCATCTATTATCTCTGGTTCAATAAGAGGTTCATCTCCTTGTATGTTAACGACAATGTCATACTTCTTTCCAAGCTTTTGAAGAGCTTCATTACAACGCTCGGTTCCTCCAATTTAACAGCTGAGCATTAGCAATGTCACAAACTGAAATTACCAGAAGTAGGGCAAACTTTATGATTAAGAAAACAAGCGCATGTTCTATTTACCATTTCTACATGATTCAGAGGTCATTATTACTTCAGCACCAAAACCTTGGCAGCACTCAGCTATCTTTTCATCATCTGTTGCCACAACTGTTAAACAATACGAACATATCCGCAAATTTTAGAACTACTACTTCTCTTTttattctctcttttctttcctcttTATCTTTGTCAGGGTTTGTGGTCGAGGTTACAAAAAGTAGTCAAATTAGGTCAAATGGAGACGTACCAACGTGATCCAATGTAGCAGCAAGTTTTGCCCTTTCCCATGTTCTCTGCAATTAAGAATTTGAATCTGGTGAGGGTGTCACCTCCTTCGGAAACGATGACTATGATAGTGCATCCCGATTAAAGCTACATTAAGAATTTCAAACGAAGAGATTGCACTACGAATATTGTATGCAGTTTCCTAAAAATTCAGTAATTACATTCTTCTCTTAAGTTGAATGTTAGTTGAGATCCATGGCTTGTTAATATTTAAAGAAAACTTATAATTACTCAGGATGTAGACACTTGTTAAGTATCCGAAAATTGATATTCTGTCATCTAAACCCAGTACTTTCGACGCGGAGCATAATTTATGTATGAAATCCACTAAATTTGCAACAAAtagtaaatatgattccataacttcaaaaatataatgggttcaaatTCAATACTAAGAACGTTAAAGGTTGAACCCATAGAGCTTGAACCCTGAATTCTCCTCTAGCGAGTAGTATCCATTTTGTAATATGTGCTCCATTTGACCAATTCTCTTCACAATTGACAAAATCATGCAATTTACaacgggtcatttgcacttttacccctattttgtgctggcctttaatttttgcccgtCAAGGCAAACAACTGTTTTATATATTCGCATCATAATATCCTACAAGTTACGCCCGCATCCTTAAAGAACGATTTTGAAGggaaaaagttaaagaccagcccatttgaagggcgaaaattaaagaccagcacatttgaagggcaaatcgtgcaatttcttcattacTAGTATATGCTAAAAAAGATAATAAAGGGGATAAAGGTTTTAGAAATACCTGAATCATGGGTTTGCCGAGGATATGAACAAGGGGTTTACCCTGGAAGCGAGTGGAAGCAAAACGGGCGGGTATAATTCCAATGATCCGGCTCCGAAACCTACCGGATCGGGTAAGGTAGGCCCGAGCCCCGAAAGCTGTGGCCATTGCAGCTCCTACAGCTAGACCATTAAGGATCCATGATTTTGAAGAGCTAGATGATGATGAACTA
Protein-coding sequences here:
- the LOC132618252 gene encoding 3-deoxy-manno-octulosonate cytidylyltransferase, mitochondrial-like isoform X1, which translates into the protein MPIFSSSSSSSSKSWILNGLAVGAAMATAFGARAYLTRSGRFRSRIIGIIPARFASTRFQGKPLVHILGKPMIQRTWERAKLAATLDHVVVATDDEKIAECCQGFGAEVIMTSESCRNGTERCNEALQKLGKKYDIVVNIQGDEPLIEPEIIDGIVKALQAAPDAVFSTAVTSLKPEDAFDPNRVKCVVDNRGYAIYFSRGLIPYNKSGKVNPHFPYLLHLGIQSYDSKFLKIYPELEPTPLQLEEDLEQLKVLENGYKMKVIKVDHETHGVDTPEDVDKIEQFMQERNLS
- the LOC132617541 gene encoding uncharacterized protein LOC132617541; amino-acid sequence: MPMHSSSSLSRHQRPNNNNKNNGKSMSTEEEVKLAALAISLNVRLRSADMPFAMQEHALRYARSLLLQPGIHRPNPTFLARSLKKEFDSIYGPAWHCVVGKSFGSFVTHSPGGFVYFSLDSFSFLLFKTEVQLITESG
- the LOC132618252 gene encoding 3-deoxy-manno-octulosonate cytidylyltransferase, mitochondrial-like isoform X2; the encoded protein is MPIFSSSSSSSSKSWILNGLAVGAAMATAFGARAYLTRSGRFRSRIIGIIPARFASTRFQGKPLVHILGKPMIQRTWERAKLAATLDHVDDEKIAECCQGFGAEVIMTSESCRNGTERCNEALQKLGKKYDIVVNIQGDEPLIEPEIIDGIVKALQAAPDAVFSTAVTSLKPEDAFDPNRVKCVVDNRGYAIYFSRGLIPYNKSGKVNPHFPYLLHLGIQSYDSKFLKIYPELEPTPLQLEEDLEQLKVLENGYKMKVIKVDHETHGVDTPEDVDKIEQFMQERNLS